CTGCTGATTAAAGCCTATCATCCGCTGCTGCTGCGGGTGCTTCACTGGCCAAAAACAACCTTGCTGGTGGCGGCCTTGTCGATCTTCACGGTTGCCTGGCCACTGAGTCAGGTGGGCGGCGAATTCCTGCCGAAGATAAATGAGGGCGATCTGCTGTATATGCCGTCAACGCTGCCGGGCGTTTCTCCGGCTGAAGCGGCTGCGCTGTTGCAGACCACGGACAAGCTCATCAAAACCGTGCCTGAAGTGGCCTCTGTGTTTGGCAAGACCGGTAAGGCAGAGACCGCAACAGATCCCGCACCGCTCGAAATGGTGGAAACCACCATTCAGCTGAAACCCGAGGATCAGTGGCGGCCCGGGATGACGATTGACAAGATTATTGACGAACTCGATAAAACCGTCCGCCTGCCGGGTCTGGCTAACCTCTGGGTACCACCAATCCGTAACCGCATCGACATGCTTTCTACCGGGATTAAAAGCCCAATCGGCATCAAGGTGTCAGGTACCGTTCTGTCGGATATCGACGCCACGGCGCAGAGTATTGAAACGGTCGCCAAAACCGTACCTGGCGTGGTGTCTGCGCTCGCAGAGCGGCTGGAAGGGGGGCGTTACATTGATGTGGATATCAATCGCGAAAAAGCGTCCCGCTACGGTATGACGGTGGGGGATGTGCAGCTGTTCGTCTCCTCCGCCATTGGTGGCGAGACGGTAGGGGAAACGGTTGAGGGCGTGGCCCGGTACCCGATTAATATTCGTTATCCTCAGGACTACCGGAACAGCCCGCAGGCACTGAAAGAGATGCCGATCCTGACCCCGATGAAGCAGCAAATCACGCTGGGGGATGTGGCGGATATTCGTGTCGTTTCTGGTCCGACGATGCTGAAAACGGAAAATGCCCGACCAACCAGCTGGATCTATATTGATGCCCGCGGCAGGGATATGGTGTCGGTGGTCAATGACCTTAAGACGACCATCAGCCAGAACGTGAAGCTGAGACCGGGAACCAGCGTGTCGTTCTCCGGGCAGTTTGAGCTGCTTGAGCATGCCAACAGGAAGCTAAAGCTGATGGTGCCGATGACGGTGATGATCATCTTCATTCTGCTCTATCTGGCGTTCCGACGCGTTGACGAAGCCTTGCTGATCCTGATGAGTCTGCCGTTCGCTCTGGTCGGTGGGATCTGGTTCCTGTACTGGCAGGGCTTTCATATGTCTGTCGCCACCGGCACCGGATTTATTGCCCTTGCCGGGGTGGCGGCCGAGTTTGGCGTGGTGATGCTGATGTATCTGCGCCATGCCATCGAAGCGAACCCGGCCTTATCCCGACGGGAGACGTTCACCGCACAAGCGTTGGATGACGCGTTGTACCATGGCGCGGTCCTGCGTGTCCGGCCCAAGGCAATGACGGTGGCGGTCATTATTGCGGGTCTGTTGCCTATTCTCTGGGGGACCGGCGCGGGTTCAGAAGTGATGAGCCGGATCGCCGCGCCGATGATTGGCGGGATGATCACCGCGCCGCTGCTGTCGCTGTTTATCATTCCGGCGGCGTATAAGCTTATCTGGTTGCGCAGGTATAAAAAGCAATAAAGAAATCCCGCCGGTAGCGGCGGGATTTTTATGGAATAAATGTCTAACTCGTCTGGCTGATAAGCTTGCGCCAGACTCTGTTATGCAAAGTAAATAGCAGCATCTTATAGAAAGCGGTAGAGAAGATACAACTGCCGCTAAGCCCAAGCATGACAATACTCACCAGCGCTGCGGTCAGGCTGACGCCCGGAGAAGAACTACCGCTCAGCGCGGCCAGCAGATAGGCTGCCGTTAATACCAGGCTTAGCACCGCCAGCGTAAGATGTAACCGCACGGCGCGCATGCTACCTTTGCCAATCATAAACATCGTCACGCCGTTAATGCCGGCGAACAGCAGGGCGACAAGCACAACCCACACGAATACGCGTTCGGCTGGCTGGCCTAGTGCGGCGACTACGCCATACCCCAGCCACAGCTGCGGAATGGCGAAACTGACAATTACCCCGAGCGTACTGACCGCCGCTGGAATACCCATAGTATGTAGCCCCACAGGCTTACCCATTTCATCGGCCAGCTGCGTCTTCAGCTGCTGCAGCTGTGTCGGGGCAGCATGGTTTATGCTGGCGGCCGCCTCGTTACAGTGTTGCAGGCGACGGGATATTCTTTTAATCATATGAATCATCAACGTTTCAGCCTGTTTCCATGGAAGCAACAAATGATTAAATTTCACCGGCTGACTTTCTCAGCACGGTAATATCCCTCTTAGGCGACTCACCAAACATCCGCGTATATTCCCGGCTGAAATGGGATAAGCTTTCGTAACCGACAGCATAGGCCGCTGTGGTGACATCGTAATGCTCATTCAGCATGAGTCGTCTGGCTTCATTGAGGCGCAGCCATTTCTGATACTGGAGCGGACTCATTCCCGCAAGCTGCCTGAAATGTCGGTGGAAAGAGGGCGTGCTCATCTGAACCCGACTCGCCAGCTCCTCGATGCGTAAAGGCGAAGCAATATGGGTCTTTAACCAGTCGATAGCTTTACCGATACGGTAGCCATGGCCGTCTACTGCTGCAATCTGTCTGAGATGATCGGACCGATCGCTCATTAAAAGCCGGTAATGTATCTCCCGTTGAATCAGCGGGCTGAGAACAGGAATGGCTTCAGGCTCGTCAAGCAATGAAAGCAGGCGGCAGAAAGGCTCCAGCAAAACATCTGTCATGGTTCCTATACCGACACCTGTTCCCGGATCACGTTTTTTCACTGGCGGCAGGCCGCCCTGCGTAATTAATTCCATCAGCACGCGTTGGTCAAGTTTATAGGCTATGCCGACGCACGGCCGAGATGCTGATGCGTGTAACACTTCCGAACTGGCTGGTAAGTCGAGAGAAGTGATCAGGAATTTTTTCGCATTATAGGTATAAGGTTCGCCTCCAACCCACATTATCTTCTCGCCGTCAGCCACCAGAACGATACTCGGTGGCACCAGGCAGCTCACCGGAGGAGCAGGTTCGTTTCGCCGGAATAATTCCAGCCCTTCGACAGCGGTGGGAAAATCACCGGTATCGGGCGTGCGCTGAGCAATATTCCGCGAGAGTTCGTCGAGTCGTTTCTCAACCGACTTGTTTGAAATCATCTGTAACGCCTCACATTTGTTGCGTCTATGCAACCCCGTCAACGTACCTGTTATTAATACTCAAATATACGGTTTGGCCTCAGGTTAATAGGATCGGGCAAATAATGCAGAGTATTTTAATAACATATTTCTTTAATGATATTCAAAATAGCAACAACGCAACCCGTACCGAATTCGGTTCCTGAAAATTTAATGTAAGGTTTTGATATCATGACGCTAAATTCTTCAACTCGTTTTTTTAATGGTGCACTCCTTGCCGGTGCGATGGCTCTGATTTCAACAGAATCTGCGGTTGCCCAGCCTGCACCAGGCACAGCAGACTCTTCGGCGCGTCTGGTTCAGACGTGGGATAAAACCTTCCCAAGGAGCGACAAAGTGGATCATCAAAAAGTAACGTTTAAAAATCGTTACGGTATTACGCTAGCCGCTGATGTGTATCTTCCTAAAGATCGCGGGAACAAGAAGCTTGCTGCGCTTGTGATTTCCGGGCCTTTTGGCGCGGTAAAAGAGCAGGCCTCAGGTCTCTATGCTCAGACCTTAGCAGAGCGTGGATTCGTGACGCTGGCATTTGATCCGTCTTATACCGGTGAAAGCAGTGGTGAACCCCGCAATATTGCTTCACCTGATATCAATACCGAAGACTTTATGGCCGCAGTCGATTTTATTGGACTGCAACCTTATGTGGATCGTGAACGTATCGGTGTCATCGGTATCTGCGGTATGGGGGGGATTGCCCTGAACGTTGTTGCCGTGGATAAACGCGTAAAAGCGGTCGTTGCCAGCACCATGTATGATATGAGTCGCGTGATGTCGAAAGGCTACAATGACAGCGTAACACCGGCGCAACGCGAGCAGGCACTCGAGAAGATGAGCCTTCAGCGCTGGGAAGATGCGGCAAACGGCAAACCTGCATACCAGCCAGCCTATAATAAACTGAAGGGCGGTGAAGCACAGTTCCTCGTGGACTATGCGGACTATTACATGACCAAACGCGGATATCATCCACGAGCAGTTAACTCTGGCAATTCATGGTCAGTGACAACGCCGATGGCCTTTATGAATTTCCCGCTAATGACCTATATTAAGGAAATTTCTCCGCGCCCAATCCTGTTCATCCATGGCGAAAAAGCGCATTCGCTTTACTTCTCCAAAACGGCTTATGAAGCGGCAAATCAGCCAAAAGAGCTTCTGATTGTTAAAGATGCCACACATGTCGATTTATATGATCGTATGGACAAGATCCCGTTCGATAACATCACTGCATTTTTCAACAAAAATCTTAATAAGTAAGCCATAGCACCGTCCGGTGTTTTCAGATGCAGTGTCTCTGCGAGAAAAGACAGACACTGCTCTCCTGGCTATTACCAGGAGGAAAAATAACCGCCCATGAAAGAGGAGAGTTTTATGCTCTGGAATCCTGAATTATTAGCAAGAATAGATGCGGCTGACGACCTGAAAATCGCTCCGTATCATCCCGGCATGAATACGACCGGTACGCCGACATGGATTTGGGAAGTGAAGGTGGATAATCGACTCTTCGTCCGAGCCTATAGTGGTACCCGTTCAAAATGGTATCAGGCTGCATTGTCTCAG
This region of Enterobacter cloacae complex sp. R_G8 genomic DNA includes:
- a CDS encoding AraC family transcriptional regulator N-terminal domain-containing protein, translating into MISNKSVEKRLDELSRNIAQRTPDTGDFPTAVEGLELFRRNEPAPPVSCLVPPSIVLVADGEKIMWVGGEPYTYNAKKFLITSLDLPASSEVLHASASRPCVGIAYKLDQRVLMELITQGGLPPVKKRDPGTGVGIGTMTDVLLEPFCRLLSLLDEPEAIPVLSPLIQREIHYRLLMSDRSDHLRQIAAVDGHGYRIGKAIDWLKTHIASPLRIEELASRVQMSTPSFHRHFRQLAGMSPLQYQKWLRLNEARRLMLNEHYDVTTAAYAVGYESLSHFSREYTRMFGESPKRDITVLRKSAGEI
- a CDS encoding alpha/beta hydrolase translates to MTLNSSTRFFNGALLAGAMALISTESAVAQPAPGTADSSARLVQTWDKTFPRSDKVDHQKVTFKNRYGITLAADVYLPKDRGNKKLAALVISGPFGAVKEQASGLYAQTLAERGFVTLAFDPSYTGESSGEPRNIASPDINTEDFMAAVDFIGLQPYVDRERIGVIGICGMGGIALNVVAVDKRVKAVVASTMYDMSRVMSKGYNDSVTPAQREQALEKMSLQRWEDAANGKPAYQPAYNKLKGGEAQFLVDYADYYMTKRGYHPRAVNSGNSWSVTTPMAFMNFPLMTYIKEISPRPILFIHGEKAHSLYFSKTAYEAANQPKELLIVKDATHVDLYDRMDKIPFDNITAFFNKNLNK
- the silA gene encoding Cu(+)/Ag(+) efflux RND transporter permease subunit SilA, with the translated sequence MIAWIIRRAVANRFLVMMGALFLSVWGTWTIINTPVDALPDLSDVQVIIKTSYPGQAPQIVENQVTYPLTTTMLSVPGAKTVRGFSQFGDSYVYVIFEDGTDLYWARSRVLEYLNQVQGKLPAGVSSEIGPDATGVGWIFEYALVDRSGKHDLSELRSLQDWFLKFELKTIPNVAEVASVGGVVKQYQIQINPLKLAQYGISLADVKQALGSSNQEAGGSSVEIAEAEYMVRASGYLQTIDDFNNIVLKTNENGVPVYLRDVARVQTGPEMRRGIAELNGQGEVAGGVVILRSGKNAREVITAVKDKLETLKASLPEGVEIVTTYDRSQLIDRAIDNLSYKLLEEFIVVAIVCALFLWHVRSALVAIISLPLGLCIAFIVMHFQGLNANIMSLGGIAIAVGAMVDAAIVMIENAHKRLEEWDHQHPGEQIDNATRWKVITNASVEVGPALFISLLIITLSFIPIFTLEGQEGRLFGPLAFTKTYAMAGAAALAIIVIPILMGFWIRGKIPAESSNPLNRLLIKAYHPLLLRVLHWPKTTLLVAALSIFTVAWPLSQVGGEFLPKINEGDLLYMPSTLPGVSPAEAAALLQTTDKLIKTVPEVASVFGKTGKAETATDPAPLEMVETTIQLKPEDQWRPGMTIDKIIDELDKTVRLPGLANLWVPPIRNRIDMLSTGIKSPIGIKVSGTVLSDIDATAQSIETVAKTVPGVVSALAERLEGGRYIDVDINREKASRYGMTVGDVQLFVSSAIGGETVGETVEGVARYPINIRYPQDYRNSPQALKEMPILTPMKQQITLGDVADIRVVSGPTMLKTENARPTSWIYIDARGRDMVSVVNDLKTTISQNVKLRPGTSVSFSGQFELLEHANRKLKLMVPMTVMIIFILLYLAFRRVDEALLILMSLPFALVGGIWFLYWQGFHMSVATGTGFIALAGVAAEFGVVMLMYLRHAIEANPALSRRETFTAQALDDALYHGAVLRVRPKAMTVAVIIAGLLPILWGTGAGSEVMSRIAAPMIGGMITAPLLSLFIIPAAYKLIWLRRYKKQ
- a CDS encoding DUF2255 family protein, with the protein product MLWNPELLARIDAADDLKIAPYHPGMNTTGTPTWIWEVKVDNRLFVRAYSGTRSKWYQAALSQQAGKILANGQEFDVLFAKPSDPELESKIDQAYQKKYSGSSYVSAMIGTRAKAATIEILPLS